A section of the Echeneis naucrates chromosome 12, fEcheNa1.1, whole genome shotgun sequence genome encodes:
- the LOC115052335 gene encoding uncharacterized protein YMR317W-like: MPHPTLQVTPRQGTSRDPSHRAQVPDRLHHRKAPTQPKGPPIPNPTSPAQAAYKGSALSGGQTSVCTKTEKAIKAAQNPLFHTSFKRSYQQMAGGQMKLLTAALVIIYLTTTFAAPTRWRWHHNGRINNSRQKWPNWRNKFWYWVVNSKDRDCFSESSESSESSESSSSQSSEEFIDLTTQSVTPIATTPTTPPMTIVTMEEGSGITSEPIPGTTEAPATTEAPETTEAPATTEAPGTTTPPGTTEAPATTEAPETTEAPATTEAPETTEAPGTTTPPGTTEAPGTTASPVTEHRGDS, encoded by the exons ATGCCGCACCCCACACTGCAGGTAACCCCCCGCCAAGGGACCAGCAGGGACCCCAGCCACCGGGCCCAGGTCCCAGACCGCCTGCACCACAGGAAAGCCCCAACCCAGCCCAAGGGCCCCCCAATCCCCAATCCCACAAG CCCTGCCCAGGCAGCATATAAGGGATCAGCCCTGTCAGGAGGTCAGACATCCGTCTGcactaaaacagaaaaagcgATCAAGGCTGCACAGAACCCATTGTTTCATACAAGTTTTAAAAGAAGTTACCAACAAATG GCTGGAGGACAGATGAAGCTTCTGACAGCTGCCCTCGTCATCATTTATCTGACAACAACCTTTGCTGCACCG acaCGTTGGCGTTGGCATCATAATGGCAGGATAAACAATTCCAGACAGAAATGGCCAAATTGGAGAAATAAGTTCTGGTATTGGGTTGTAAATTCCAAAGATAGAGACTGTTTCTCAGAGTCCTCAGAGTCCTCAGAGTCCTCAGAGTCTTCCTCCAGTCAGTCATCAGAGGAATTCATAGATCTGACCACCCAGTCTGTGACACCCATTGCCACGACACCTACTACCCCTCCCATGACAATTGTCACGATGGAGGAGGGGAGTGGAATCACCTCAGAGCCAATCCCAGGAACAACAGAAGCCCCAGCAACAACAGAAGCCCCAGAAACAACAGAAGCCCCAGCAACAACAGAAGCCCCAGGAACAACAACACCCCCAGGAACAACAGAAGCCCCAGCAACAACAGAAGCCCCAGAAACAACAGAAGCCCCAGCAACAACAGAAGCCCCAGAAACAACAGAAGCCCCAGGAACAACAACACCCCCAGGAACAACAGAAGCCCCAGGAACAACAGCTTCTCCCgttacagagcacagaggagaCAGCTAG